The Nicotiana sylvestris chromosome 6, ASM39365v2, whole genome shotgun sequence genomic sequence ccatcatgcacctttggaatgtggcgggtgcattgcataggccaaagggcatcctctgAAAAGCATAAATGCCATATGGGCAAGTGAAGGAGGCCTTCTCCctgtcctctggtgcaatggagatttgattgtaccctgagtacccatccaaaaaacagAAGTgggacctccctgccaatctgtcaagcatctgatcaatgaagggaagtgggaagtagTCTTTTCGGGTGGCCAGATTTAATTTTCTatagtccatgcaaattctccagcttgtgacggttcttgtagagatcagctcattgttatcatttttgacCACTGTCATCCCACCCTtcttaggaacacattgcacTGGGCTAACCTagttgctgtcagagattgggaaaatgattACCGCATCCAATCActtaatcacttctttcttcaccacttccttcatgttggggttcagccttctttggtgttcccgggaaggtttgtgtccctcttccagcagaattttatACGTACAATATGCCGGGTTAATCCCcttaatgtctgccatggtctacccaatggcagtcttgaactccttgagtacctgcaaaagttgttgtgcctgcacatctaacaaactagatgagataataacaggtaatgtgtagttaggtcctaggaactcatacctgagatgaGCGGGTAGTGGCTTCaattccagctttggtggttcttttATGGATGGtttggctggaggagtttcttTGTTTTCTAAGTGCAGGGGGCTCGAATTTAAGAGTTCTGTCCCCAAAACCCTCTGCCCTCTAAAGCCAACACCCATTCGGTCAAATTTTccccattcacctcatctaaatttaCAAGACATGCAGGAAGAGGGTCCTCAATAGTTAACGTCTCATCATCTGCttctacgattacatccacggcatcaataagagaacaattggcaAATTCACTTGGTCGGCTCATaaatttctgcacattgaatgttatctcctcatcgttcaacCTCATCTTGAGATCCCtagtttcacaatcaatgagagcactccctgtggccaagaatggccttcccaaaattatgagAATTTCTTCATCCACTTTGCAATCTAGAATCATAAAAtttgcagggaacacaaatttccctacctgaatcaaCACTGATCCAAGATACCAGAGGGTCTTTTCACGGTCCTGTCAGttagctgcaacaacatagacatgggtctagctcttccaatccccaacCTCTTATGGATCGCCAGGGGCATtagatttatgctagcccccaaatcacaaagtaTCTTGGCAAAAGCAAAGTTACCAATGGTGcagggaattgtgaaactccctgggTCAGACAGCTTCTCATCAACTGGTCTAGTCACCACAGCACTGCAGGTTTGAGTAAGAGtcactgtggccaagtcttggaaatcgaatttttgggacatcaagtccttcatcatttttgcataaccaggcatctccttcaaagcatcaatcaatggaatatttacctggatttgtttcagcatctccaagaatttcttgtattgttcctctttCTGGTACTTTACCAGCCTCTATGGGAATGGTActggaggtctcttcttcccaatgatttgggtATTTTCTTTGTCAGATACCACCTCAACTACCGGTTCCTGGGCTGCCTCATCTTCTTTATCAGGCTCAATCTTTGTGTTGGGTTCTTCCTAGGCAGGTTGTACTGTAACCCCTGTCAGTTTTGTTGAATCATCTACCTTAATGGGCACTGGTATAAGTGTCTCAGCTTGTCTGCTTTCTCGAGCCCTGTCTTGCTCCAAGTCTAAGTCTTtgccattacgtagactcacTACCATCAGTtgcttcgggccttgatcttttgggtttatttgagtgtctgcaggcaatgtcccatgaggacaattattcaaagacatcgaaatctggcccatctgcacttcaatattctttataGCTGACTCATACGCATCTACTCTTTCACTCATTTTTACATTTGACCTAATAACCTGCTGCTGAGGAGGATGATAACCCTGCTGCTGATTCTGATTGTTATATCCCTGTGGCCTTTGGTAAGGCGCCATATTTGAGGTCGCATACCTCCCATATTTCCATTGTTGAGCTGTGGCTGGAATGGCCTGTATGACTGAATTTGTTGGCCCCAATTCTGACTACCCTATCTCTGGcccccataattagacacataattcatgtcctcaGGGTAATAATGATGCTCACTTTCTGCATTCCAttggttaccaattggctgactaacgcaagatgtgcataagcccccattagtagtatctacaatgtgtatctactgcttctgccctgactcttccacctttttggtgagtatactcatatgtgtcattaatatggccatattttcagcaagagtgttggatggatctaagggcactgagtgaactactggagtgataggtgcattcctggttgtccaccACGAATTCTGTGCTATCTTGTCAAGCAGGCCCTGGgtttctctccatgttttgctcaagaATGCTCCACCAGCTAAAACATCAACATTACCCTTCACGTTATCTGTCAAACCCATGTAAAACCACTAccccaacatctgatctggaataccgtggtgtggacatataaccaacatccctttgaattgttcccatgtttcttgcagtgtctccattgatttatgtttgaaactcaaaatttcatcaatttgttgagcagtattgttgggtggatgaaacttgttcacaaattgctttactaactcctcccaagtcgtTATGAAATTAAtagggagtgagtttagccaagtctgggcagctcctgtcactgagaatggaaacaacaacagctttattgcttcctgagttacgttgggctgcctttgagttttgcagattgacagAAAATTCTTCAAGTGCTGTTAAGGATCTTCGATgtgtgaccccgaaaatagtcccttgttttgcaacaagtgcaacatGTTATTCGTGATTTGAAATGACTCGGCCTGTATCTTCGAGACTAATATTGTTGTGGCCAAGTTCTCTGTTATGGGTTATGCCCAGTCATATAGAGCAGCCTCTGGCATAAGAGGTGCCACTGGCGCTAATGGCGCAGCTGGGTCTAACAAATTATCCTCCATGTCTGGTTCGAGTTGTtcagttgattgttgttgtttgtttttcaggTTGGCctgattcaaggccttgaaaattttctcaggatctgataatgcttcaaatacttcaccagttctcgatgagtttctaggcatgcacctatgCAACCAAGTCAACGAACGTTAAAAGTTCAATGTATAGATTGAAAATgaagaaaactgactacactaagaatttttgtatttctttcaactgtaattgataacaccattAATTCCCCGACAAtggtgccaaaatttgatcacgcccaactatgctttataaaaaggacaaagcggtcgttacaaatataattcaagtatttagcccagagttgAATCTTCAGAGAATTAACCCATCAATTACTTTtgttagactcactaaattcttTGTAATCAACTTCCCAGATATTTAAATAACAATTGGTGATGGTTTAACTAACTATAACTCAATAAAAACAAGTAAACTAACAGCTAACTATGATTGAGTTataaacaaataagagaaggatctaagattatgatttcccctattgatggaatctctTCTTGTTATGTTTCGCATTGAtttgcctaatcgtctctatcaatcatgagcactgttattaccgtaaatctctcctgaataatcacgacaatttactataCGCAGTCTCTCGAGTTACGCTAGCTAgcttttattacagctcactttagatcgcGCCttaaggcttcgttatccctaatcccgcatttaaaccctcggttattgaccCCTAATATACTTTGGAAGTGGCGTTGTTCaataattacctaaatatgcactctctcctgagtaatacatactaaataggcacagccaattgaggatcctatcaattaactacaacaaaaacatagttgaacaaatagagattaaactgggcaaactatattaacataacatgaAGTTCATCCTTTAACatgttccatcaaaaccctagactaaatatttagctactcatagcaaGGCAAGATAAAACCACAAAAGTATCCACAATGTGCAAATAAAGATaacaaagagaagattgaaaaactctaatggttgattgcttttctcacacttgttcttgcctctaATTCAGCCTAAAAACCTTGATAATGTCCCTTTGGGCGAgctggacctcttataggttaagtgTTACCCCcaaacttccaagtttacccctgaatAATATTTTTCCGAACTGGACTAGAGCGATCGCGCTAGTGGGTGCGCTATTGACCGCGCATATGACATAGTATTCTTCCTCGAACTCctgggctagcgcggtcgcgctagtgggCGCGCTAGTAGATCATTATTTCagctcttcttttctctcttctttcaacGTACTCAGCTCCGAAGGGCTTCCCTTGCTGCAATTTAGCTCCAAATACAGTCCTAAGTTCTCGTACGCACTGCTCGCTCatgcaaaacatgaaattcacaattagagccaatttatcatCATTTAACTATCCTACAACAGTGAAACATAGTCAAGTTGGGGCATAAACAGTCGCCAAATTACATGAATCTAACATATTATCAGTAAAATTGATAAAAggaatttgagtttgaaatttgGAATGAAGAAATCTCTAATATATAGCTTTTTGCTTAATAAATCATACACAAAGCGAATTTAAAATAGTACACCTTATATATTAATTAGGGGTCTACATCTCTCCCAACCCCCCAAATTTGACTAAGTTTTGAATTATCTAATCTTGTAATCTTATGGAGTTGTAGTCTAGAGTTGTGTTCGATCGATTATGTCAAGTCTCATTGACAGGTTATTCCCACCTAGTCTCTTCCGTTTTCCTACTGGCCCTATGAAGGGAAGaaagctctagagctgaagttcgccagttacaaaataaaaacttcagctctagagctgaagtttgccagttacaaaacaaaaacttaagctctagagctgaagttcgccagttacaaacaaaaacttcagctctagagctgatgtttgtcagttacaaaacaaaaacttcagctctagagctgaagttcgccatcACACTAGCTACTTcgggcccgtctactagaatgctgaagttttgcgtgattgtctttgctacttcagccccgtatgctgaagttatgcgaaaaagcgggtacgcttgcattttttttgcaaagcgggcacaagttaaacgtgacacaaaaagcgggtatagatgcaaatgcccctcaCATCACACCTCTTTGGCTGCGGCCCTTCCATGGACCCTATGATAATACTAGATGCTTTTTGCAACGGGCTGTCCTTTTTTTTAAGCATTCAACAAGaagtaaattattttattttaaatccttATATTACAATCCCGACATAATTAATTCATGCATAATTTCTTTCTTAACCAAATGACCCCAAATGGCATGAATAAAGTAGGTGGAAGTAaccttcatatatatatatatatatatatatatatggtcccTGTCAAAACCTAATAAAGGAGTAGTAACAATTGACAAAACAATAAATTCAACTTTTCCTCACTTTATAATTGAGTCAAGTAATTAGGTATGGAACAATGAAAATTGTCTCGCTAAATTTGGAGTTAAATTAGTTATGGGAAAGTAAAATTGCCTTGTTAAAGAAACTTGAAAATAAAGGTGGAATAATTTTGAAAAGTCTGGTCCTCTTCCAATTTATGCTTATACATATTGTCGTACTACTACTAAATTATTGGCTAAATCCTCGGCATAGTTGTCTGGAGTTTATAATGTGTTTAGAAGATAATATATTATTATAAACAAATTTTAGTTGCAAAATAATATATAGAGAAAATTTATCGAGTGAACATTCATAGGTAGATAGACTCATTGACTTTTTGatgaatttatatatatataataagtatCTAGGTTAGTCTCActcaattttaattttattgtATC encodes the following:
- the LOC138870292 gene encoding uncharacterized protein, with the translated sequence MPGYAKMMKDLMSQKFDFQDLATVTLTQTCSAVVTRPVDEKLSDPGSFTIPCTIGNFAFAKILCDLGASINLMPLAIHKRLGIGRARPMSMLLQLTDRTVKRPSDCKVDEEILIILGRPFLATGSALIDCETRDLKMRLNDEEITFNVQKFMSRPSEFANCSLIDAVDVIVEADDETLTIEDPLPACLVNLDEVNGENLTEWVLALEGRGFWGQNS